The proteins below are encoded in one region of Roseovarius bejariae:
- the ileS gene encoding isoleucine--tRNA ligase — protein MCADTPEYKDTLNLPQTAFPMRAGLPKREPEWLARWEKIGIYDRLRDKAEGRKPFTLHDGPPYANGHLHIGHALNKILKDMVVRSQQMMGRDARYIPGWDCHGLPIEWKIEEQYRKKGKNKDEVDIVDFRQECRKFADGWIDIQRDEFKRLGITGKWEKPYLTMDFRAERIIAEEFQKFLMNGTLYQGSKPVMWSPIEKTALAEAEVEYHDKESFTIWVKFPVTTEGDLQGANVVIWTTTPWTIPSNKAVVFGDSFAYGLYEVTDTPEECWAKPGDRFLLADKLAGDVMAKARLEDSMWKRVRDVSAEELSGLSLAHPLAGAEGSNGEWDDPRDFRAADFVTDEEGTGFVHCAPSHGMEEFELYRDLGMLEQVITYNVMDDGGFRADLPFFGGKYILDRKGKEGNANKAIIDKLVEVGGLLARGKIKHSYPHSWRSKAPVIYRNTPQWFAAIDREVGDGQDQYGKTIRERALTSIDQLVTWTPKTGRNRLYSMIEARPDWVLSRQRAWGVPLTCFVKKGAMPTDPDYLLRDEAVNARILAAFEEEGADAWYKPGAKERFLGNDHDPDQWEKVDDILDVWFDSGSTHAFVLRDREDGSDDGIADLYLEGTDQHRGWFHSSMLQACGTIGHAPYRGVLTHGFTLDEKGNKMSKSLGNTVAPEDVTKQYGADILRLWVGQADYTADLRIGPEILKGVADSYRRLRNTMRFMLGALAHFEESDRVDPAEMPELERWVLHRLAELDHVVRKGYDAYDFQGVFQQLFNFATVELSAFYFDIRKDALYCDGDTVRRRAARTVLDILFHRLTTWLAPVLVFTMEEVWLERFPGEESSVHLTDIPETPADWLDEPLAAKWAMVRRARRAVTAALEVQRTEKVIGASLEAAPVVHVRDGEMLAALKSVNFEDICITSDIVLTGDPSPDEAYRLPEVEGVTVVFERAAGEKCQRCWKILPDVGSHAHPGTCKRCNDALG, from the coding sequence ATGTGCGCTGACACGCCCGAGTACAAAGACACCCTGAACCTGCCGCAAACCGCCTTTCCGATGCGCGCGGGCCTTCCCAAACGCGAACCTGAATGGCTGGCCCGTTGGGAAAAGATCGGCATTTATGATCGCCTGCGCGACAAGGCCGAGGGTAGAAAACCCTTCACCCTGCATGATGGCCCGCCCTATGCCAACGGCCACCTGCATATCGGTCACGCGCTGAACAAGATCCTCAAGGACATGGTGGTGCGCAGCCAGCAGATGATGGGCCGCGATGCCCGCTATATTCCCGGTTGGGATTGTCACGGGTTGCCCATCGAATGGAAGATCGAAGAGCAATACCGCAAGAAGGGCAAGAACAAGGACGAGGTCGATATCGTCGATTTCCGGCAGGAATGCCGCAAGTTCGCCGATGGCTGGATCGACATCCAGCGCGACGAATTCAAGCGCCTCGGGATCACCGGCAAATGGGAAAAGCCTTACCTGACGATGGATTTCCGCGCCGAGCGGATCATCGCGGAGGAGTTCCAGAAATTCCTGATGAACGGCACGCTCTACCAGGGCTCCAAGCCGGTGATGTGGTCGCCCATCGAGAAAACCGCCCTGGCCGAGGCCGAGGTGGAGTATCACGACAAGGAAAGCTTCACCATCTGGGTGAAGTTCCCCGTGACCACCGAGGGCGATCTGCAAGGCGCCAACGTGGTGATCTGGACCACCACGCCGTGGACCATCCCGTCGAACAAGGCGGTCGTGTTCGGCGATAGCTTTGCCTATGGCCTTTACGAAGTCACCGACACGCCCGAGGAATGCTGGGCCAAGCCCGGTGACCGCTTCCTGCTGGCCGACAAGCTGGCCGGGGATGTTATGGCCAAGGCGCGCTTGGAAGACAGCATGTGGAAACGTGTCCGTGACGTGAGCGCCGAGGAGCTTTCGGGCCTGTCGCTCGCCCACCCGCTCGCCGGGGCCGAAGGATCGAATGGCGAATGGGACGACCCCCGCGATTTCCGCGCCGCCGATTTCGTCACCGACGAAGAAGGCACCGGATTCGTTCACTGCGCCCCGTCCCACGGGATGGAGGAATTCGAGCTTTACCGCGATCTGGGGATGCTCGAGCAGGTCATCACCTATAACGTGATGGACGATGGCGGCTTCCGCGCCGATCTGCCCTTCTTTGGCGGCAAATACATCCTTGACCGCAAGGGGAAAGAGGGCAACGCCAACAAGGCGATCATCGACAAGCTGGTCGAGGTGGGCGGCCTTCTGGCACGCGGCAAGATCAAGCACAGCTATCCGCATAGCTGGCGGTCGAAAGCGCCGGTCATCTACCGCAACACCCCGCAATGGTTCGCCGCCATCGACCGCGAGGTCGGCGATGGGCAGGACCAATACGGCAAGACGATCCGCGAACGCGCGCTGACCTCGATCGACCAACTGGTCACATGGACGCCCAAGACCGGGCGCAATCGCCTCTATTCGATGATCGAGGCACGGCCCGACTGGGTGCTGTCGCGGCAACGCGCTTGGGGCGTGCCGCTGACCTGCTTCGTCAAGAAAGGCGCGATGCCCACCGACCCCGATTACCTGCTGCGCGACGAGGCGGTGAATGCCCGTATCTTGGCGGCCTTCGAGGAAGAAGGCGCCGACGCATGGTACAAGCCCGGCGCGAAAGAGCGGTTCTTGGGCAATGACCATGACCCGGATCAGTGGGAAAAGGTCGATGACATCTTGGATGTCTGGTTCGATTCCGGCTCCACCCATGCTTTCGTTCTGCGCGACCGCGAGGATGGCAGCGACGATGGCATCGCCGATCTCTATCTCGAAGGCACCGACCAGCACCGCGGGTGGTTCCATTCTTCGATGTTGCAGGCCTGTGGCACCATTGGCCACGCCCCCTATCGCGGGGTCCTGACCCATGGCTTCACGCTCGATGAGAAGGGCAACAAGATGTCCAAATCCTTGGGCAACACCGTCGCCCCCGAGGATGTGACCAAGCAATACGGCGCCGACATCCTGCGGCTCTGGGTGGGACAGGCCGATTACACCGCCGACCTGCGCATCGGGCCGGAGATCCTCAAAGGGGTCGCCGACAGCTATCGCCGCTTGCGGAACACCATGCGGTTCATGTTGGGCGCACTGGCGCATTTCGAAGAAAGCGACCGGGTCGATCCTGCGGAGATGCCGGAACTGGAACGCTGGGTGCTGCACCGTCTGGCCGAGTTGGACCACGTGGTGCGCAAAGGCTATGACGCCTATGATTTCCAAGGCGTGTTCCAGCAGCTTTTCAACTTCGCCACGGTGGAACTGTCGGCCTTCTATTTCGACATCCGCAAGGATGCGCTTTATTGCGATGGCGACACCGTCCGCCGCCGCGCCGCGCGCACGGTTCTGGATATCCTGTTCCACCGCCTGACCACATGGCTTGCGCCGGTGCTGGTCTTCACGATGGAGGAGGTCTGGCTGGAACGCTTCCCGGGCGAGGAAAGCTCGGTCCACCTGACCGATATTCCCGAAACCCCCGCCGATTGGCTGGATGAGCCGCTGGCCGCGAAATGGGCCATGGTGCGCCGTGCCCGCCGCGCCGTGACCGCAGCCTTGGAGGTGCAGCGTACCGAGAAGGTCATCGGTGCCTCGCTCGAGGCCGCGCCGGTGGTGCATGTGCGCGATGGCGAAATGCTCGCCGCGCTGAAATCGGTGAACTTCGAGGATATCTGCATCACCTCGGACATCGTCCTGACGGGTGACCCCAGCCCCGACGAGGCTTACCGCCTGCCCGAAGTGGAAGGCGTGACGGTGGTGTTCGAACGGGCGGCAGGCGAGAAATGCCAGCGCTGCTGGAAAATCCTGCCCGATGTGGGAAGCCACGCCCACCCCGGCACCTGCAAACGCTGCAACGACGCTTTGGGATAA
- a CDS encoding CynX/NimT family MFS transporter encodes MTGPEILDSRYAWLRLAVSLLIATVGNVGMWSIIVVMPAMQAEFGVDRAAAALPYTMTMVGFALGNFGIGRIVDRFGVTTALIGAAVMISAATALAAISPSVVIVSLLQVVIGFGTAASFGPLIADVSLWFLKRRGIAVAITASGNYLSGAIWPVVLAGILAEEGWRAVYLVLAVVTLAVMVPLALVLRRRVPLAARAHADGMSNLRAQAAGFSPRALMLLLGVAGVGCCVAMSMPQVHIVSLCVDLGYGPAVGGQMLSLMLLGGVGSRLVSGLLADKLGGVKTLLLGSVLQCLALFLYLPAGGLVSLYMVSLVFGLAQGGIVPSYALVVREYMPSAEAGRRVGFVLMATIGGMALGGWLSGYIFDVTGSYQMAFVNGIVWNFLNIGIMVLILMRTRPRRGATLPA; translated from the coding sequence ATGACTGGCCCCGAGATCCTTGATAGCCGTTACGCGTGGCTGCGCCTTGCCGTGTCCCTGTTGATTGCAACGGTGGGCAATGTCGGCATGTGGTCGATCATCGTGGTGATGCCCGCGATGCAGGCCGAGTTCGGGGTCGACCGGGCCGCGGCCGCGTTGCCCTATACCATGACCATGGTGGGCTTTGCGCTGGGCAATTTCGGAATCGGGCGGATCGTGGACCGCTTCGGGGTGACCACCGCCCTGATCGGGGCGGCGGTGATGATCTCGGCGGCCACGGCACTTGCGGCGATCAGCCCCTCGGTCGTGATCGTGTCGCTGTTGCAGGTGGTGATCGGCTTTGGCACGGCGGCCAGTTTCGGGCCACTTATCGCCGATGTATCGCTGTGGTTTTTGAAGCGGCGGGGGATCGCCGTGGCGATCACCGCCAGCGGCAATTACCTGTCCGGCGCGATCTGGCCCGTGGTTCTGGCCGGGATACTGGCCGAGGAGGGCTGGCGCGCGGTTTACCTTGTGTTGGCGGTGGTGACGCTGGCGGTCATGGTGCCTCTGGCGCTGGTCCTGCGGCGGCGGGTGCCCTTGGCCGCGCGCGCCCATGCCGACGGGATGTCGAACCTGCGGGCGCAGGCGGCGGGGTTCTCGCCGCGTGCCCTGATGCTGCTTCTGGGGGTGGCCGGGGTGGGCTGTTGCGTGGCGATGTCCATGCCGCAGGTTCATATCGTCAGCCTCTGTGTCGATCTGGGCTATGGCCCGGCGGTGGGCGGTCAGATGCTGTCGCTCATGCTTCTGGGCGGGGTCGGGTCGCGTCTGGTCTCGGGGCTGCTGGCCGATAAACTGGGCGGGGTGAAGACGCTTTTGCTCGGTTCTGTCCTGCAATGTCTGGCGCTGTTTCTCTACCTGCCTGCCGGGGGGTTGGTCTCGCTTTACATGGTCAGCCTCGTCTTCGGCCTCGCGCAGGGCGGGATCGTGCCCTCTTATGCCCTGGTGGTCCGCGAATACATGCCCAGCGCCGAGGCCGGCCGGCGCGTCGGGTTCGTCCTGATGGCGACGATCGGCGGCATGGCGCTGGGCGGATGGCTGTCGGGCTATATCTTCGATGTGACCGGCAGCTACCAGATGGCCTTCGTCAATGGCATCGTATGGAATTTCCTGAACATCGGGATCATGGTGCTGATCCTGATGCGCACACGCCCGCGACGCGGGGCCACCCTCCCGGCCTGA
- a CDS encoding KpsF/GutQ family sugar-phosphate isomerase, whose translation MPDKPSPSAIARDVLQTEGAALLGLRDDLPPAFDSVVSDLLGVPGRVIVSGMGKSGHVAAKIAATMASTGTPAQYVHPGEASHGDLGMITGQDAVILISNSGETRELADIIAHTRRFSIPLIAITKKADSTLATQADHLLQLPSAPEACAIGMAPTTSTTCTMALGDALAVALMRLRGFERENFLAFHPGGTLGAQLLKVSSVMHIGAELPVVSEDTPMGDTLLEMTAKGFGVAALVRDGRLTGIITDGDLRRNLDTLMSRNAGEVATRDPRTIAPEALLSEALGVMNTNKISALFAVDDDGTLRGLVHIHDALRAGVA comes from the coding sequence ATGCCCGACAAACCAAGCCCCAGCGCCATCGCCCGCGACGTCCTGCAAACCGAAGGCGCGGCCCTTCTGGGCCTGCGTGACGACCTGCCGCCCGCCTTCGATTCGGTCGTCAGCGACTTGCTCGGGGTGCCGGGCCGGGTGATCGTCTCGGGCATGGGTAAATCCGGCCACGTGGCCGCGAAAATCGCCGCCACCATGGCCAGCACCGGCACCCCGGCGCAATACGTCCACCCGGGCGAGGCAAGCCATGGTGACCTGGGCATGATCACCGGGCAGGATGCGGTGATCCTGATCTCCAACTCCGGCGAGACCCGCGAGTTGGCCGATATCATCGCCCATACCCGGCGATTCTCGATCCCGCTGATCGCCATCACCAAGAAAGCCGACAGCACGCTCGCCACACAGGCCGATCACCTGCTGCAACTGCCCAGCGCGCCCGAGGCCTGCGCCATCGGCATGGCACCCACCACCTCGACCACCTGCACCATGGCGCTGGGCGATGCGCTGGCCGTGGCGCTGATGCGGCTGCGTGGGTTCGAGCGCGAGAATTTCCTCGCCTTCCACCCCGGCGGCACCCTGGGTGCGCAACTGCTCAAGGTGTCCTCGGTCATGCACATCGGGGCCGAGCTGCCGGTCGTGTCCGAGGACACGCCAATGGGCGATACTCTGCTGGAGATGACGGCCAAGGGGTTTGGCGTCGCCGCGCTTGTCCGCGATGGCCGCCTGACCGGGATCATCACCGATGGCGATTTGCGCCGCAACCTCGATACCCTGATGTCACGCAATGCCGGGGAGGTCGCCACCCGCGACCCCCGCACCATCGCCCCCGAGGCGCTTCTCTCGGAAGCCTTGGGCGTGATGAACACCAATAAAATCAGCGCGCTTTTCGCGGTGGACGACGACGGCACCCTGCGTGGCCTCGTCCATATCCACGACGCCCTGCGCGCGGGCGTGGCCTAG
- a CDS encoding SDR family oxidoreductase, translating to MRLEGKTAIVTGGASGFGEGIVRKFLTEGAQVMIADINGKAAKTLAEDLGATACTVDVSDGASVQAMAEAAQAAFGLPDIVVNNAGVTHLPQMMEYVTEEDFDRVFAVNCKSVYLVARALVPGMKARGSGAILNVASTAGVSPRPKLNWYNASKGWMNTATKAMAVELAPEGIRVNALNPVAGETPLLASFMGEDTPEMRAKFLSTIPMGRFSTPEDMGNAAAYLCSDEASMITGVCMEVDGGRCI from the coding sequence ATGCGACTTGAGGGAAAAACGGCCATCGTGACCGGCGGGGCCAGCGGCTTTGGCGAAGGGATCGTGCGCAAGTTCCTGACGGAGGGTGCGCAGGTGATGATCGCCGACATCAACGGCAAGGCGGCCAAGACGCTGGCCGAAGACCTCGGCGCCACGGCCTGCACCGTGGATGTTTCGGACGGGGCCAGCGTACAGGCCATGGCCGAGGCCGCACAGGCCGCCTTCGGCCTGCCCGATATCGTGGTGAACAACGCGGGGGTCACGCACCTTCCGCAGATGATGGAATATGTGACGGAAGAGGATTTCGACCGGGTCTTCGCGGTGAACTGCAAATCGGTCTACCTTGTCGCGCGAGCCTTGGTGCCGGGGATGAAGGCCCGCGGCAGCGGCGCGATCCTCAACGTGGCCTCGACCGCCGGGGTCAGTCCGCGCCCCAAGCTGAATTGGTACAACGCTTCCAAGGGCTGGATGAACACCGCGACCAAGGCCATGGCAGTGGAGCTGGCCCCCGAGGGTATCCGGGTGAACGCGCTGAACCCGGTGGCGGGCGAGACCCCGCTTCTGGCCAGTTTCATGGGCGAGGATACCCCCGAGATGCGCGCCAAGTTCCTGTCGACCATCCCAATGGGGCGCTTTTCCACCCCCGAGGACATGGGCAATGCCGCCGCCTACCTGTGCAGCGATGAGGCCAGCATGATCACGGGCGTCTGCATGGAGGTGGATGGCGGGCGGTGCATTTGA
- a CDS encoding winged helix-turn-helix domain-containing protein — protein MVALEIPNRQARWLWLQANGLAQAPTGPVDVMGTIHALGFVQIDTVRNVTRAHHHILWSRNQNYREGMLWPLLEQRNLFEHFTHDASLLPMEVFPLWRRQFQRLGEKAARGAWLQSGLGRAEIENIRKRIEAEGPLSTHAFDSGARGKEMWARPPHKKALDQMWYAGDLATSHRQNFVKFYDLGERIFPTTFSDAEDDAQAIDKLHHSALNRMAMATPGEVQRFWDATSAAEVRDWIAQAELVPLRVQAADGTWRDSWGAPDIEDRLARLAPPGKRLRLLNPFDPAIQDRTRLERLFGFDYRNEMFVPQAKRRWGYYVYPLLEGDRFVGRVELKADRGKGRMQVTGFWPERRVKWGAARLNRLQHELTRFARLAGVTEVQTHALHETGATL, from the coding sequence ATGGTGGCGCTTGAAATCCCGAACCGGCAGGCGCGGTGGCTGTGGTTGCAGGCCAATGGCCTTGCGCAGGCGCCAACCGGGCCGGTGGACGTGATGGGCACGATCCATGCACTCGGTTTCGTGCAGATCGACACCGTGCGCAATGTCACCCGTGCGCATCATCATATCCTGTGGTCGCGCAACCAGAACTACCGCGAGGGTATGCTCTGGCCCCTTCTGGAACAACGAAACCTCTTCGAACATTTCACGCATGATGCCTCGCTTCTACCGATGGAGGTGTTTCCGCTCTGGCGCCGACAGTTTCAGAGGCTCGGGGAAAAAGCCGCGCGGGGGGCGTGGCTGCAATCGGGTCTGGGTCGCGCGGAGATCGAAAACATACGCAAGCGTATTGAAGCCGAAGGCCCCCTGTCCACCCACGCCTTCGACAGCGGTGCGCGCGGCAAGGAGATGTGGGCCCGCCCCCCGCACAAGAAGGCCCTTGATCAGATGTGGTACGCGGGCGATCTGGCCACCAGCCACCGGCAGAACTTCGTCAAGTTCTACGATCTGGGCGAACGGATCTTTCCCACCACGTTCAGTGATGCCGAGGACGACGCGCAAGCCATTGATAAACTGCATCATTCCGCACTGAACCGGATGGCGATGGCCACGCCGGGCGAGGTGCAGAGGTTCTGGGATGCGACCTCGGCCGCAGAGGTTCGCGACTGGATCGCACAGGCCGAACTGGTGCCCCTGCGCGTGCAGGCGGCGGATGGCACATGGCGCGACAGCTGGGGCGCGCCGGACATCGAGGACCGCCTCGCGCGCCTCGCCCCGCCGGGGAAACGCCTGAGGCTGCTGAACCCATTCGACCCCGCCATACAGGACCGTACGCGACTGGAGCGCCTGTTCGGGTTCGACTACCGCAACGAGATGTTCGTCCCGCAGGCCAAGCGCCGCTGGGGCTATTACGTCTACCCGCTACTGGAAGGCGATCGTTTCGTCGGGCGGGTCGAGCTGAAGGCGGATCGCGGGAAGGGCCGGATGCAGGTCACCGGCTTCTGGCCGGAACGCCGCGTGAAATGGGGTGCGGCGCGCCTCAACAGGCTGCAGCACGAGCTGACCCGCTTTGCCCGGCTGGCCGGGGTGACGGAGGTGCAAACCCATGCCCTGCACGAAACGGGGGCAACACTTTGA
- a CDS encoding ABC transporter ATP-binding protein → MSLLRIENLGLGIGRVQVLHDVSLSVAPGEILGVIGESGSGKSMTALSVMQLLPRGAACTGRISLNGHDILTMGESALCALRGQEVGMVFQEPMTALNPLHTIGDQVAETVLIHDNTTRAKAMARAEDALRRVDLPPERVPLSRYPHELSGGQRQRVGIAMAIALRPKLLIADEPTTALDVTTQAEVLKLLKRLVDEDDMGLMLISHDLGVVAGMADRIVIMREGRVVERGRFDSLKEPYSLALMEASDHKPDRIAPTGRAPLVSVRDVVRDYPTPRKGWFGKPGGHRAVDGVSFDIQRGENLGLVGESGCGKSTLARAILGLEEVQGGTITLDGSPVFDGHRANRAVRRRMQVVFQDPYGSFNPRWTVARSVSEPFHLLDDPPKGAAREAAVVDALENVGLRPEDRHKYIHEFSGGQRQRIALARALIIRPDLILLDEAVSALDVQVRARMLDLLADLSKRLSLTYLFISHDLSVVRNVTDRVLVMKSGRIVEQGPTEEVFTRPDHPYTEQLIEAVPRLPKTS, encoded by the coding sequence ATGAGCCTGCTCAGGATCGAAAACCTTGGTCTCGGCATTGGCCGTGTGCAGGTGCTGCACGATGTCTCGCTTTCTGTGGCCCCCGGTGAAATCCTCGGCGTGATTGGCGAGTCGGGCAGCGGCAAGTCGATGACGGCCCTTTCGGTCATGCAGCTTTTACCGCGTGGCGCGGCATGTACGGGGCGCATCTCGCTCAATGGCCACGATATCCTGACCATGGGTGAATCGGCGCTTTGCGCCCTGCGCGGCCAAGAGGTGGGCATGGTGTTTCAGGAACCCATGACCGCCCTCAACCCCCTGCATACCATCGGCGATCAGGTGGCCGAGACAGTCCTCATTCATGACAACACCACGCGGGCCAAGGCCATGGCCCGTGCCGAAGATGCCCTGCGTCGGGTCGATCTGCCGCCCGAACGCGTGCCGCTGTCCCGCTACCCGCACGAACTGTCGGGCGGGCAGCGACAGCGCGTCGGCATCGCCATGGCCATCGCCCTGCGCCCCAAACTGCTGATCGCAGATGAACCCACCACGGCGCTTGACGTGACCACGCAGGCCGAGGTTTTGAAACTCCTCAAGCGACTGGTGGACGAGGACGACATGGGCCTGATGTTGATCAGTCACGACCTTGGCGTCGTGGCGGGCATGGCCGACCGGATCGTGATCATGCGCGAGGGCCGCGTGGTGGAACGCGGGCGCTTCGACAGCCTGAAAGAGCCCTATTCGCTGGCCCTGATGGAAGCCTCGGATCACAAGCCCGACCGGATTGCCCCCACCGGCCGCGCGCCGCTGGTGTCGGTCCGTGACGTGGTGCGCGACTATCCGACACCGCGCAAGGGGTGGTTTGGCAAGCCGGGGGGGCATCGCGCGGTTGATGGGGTCAGCTTTGACATCCAACGCGGCGAAAACCTTGGGCTGGTGGGGGAATCCGGCTGTGGCAAATCCACGCTCGCCCGCGCCATCCTGGGGCTGGAGGAGGTGCAGGGCGGCACCATCACCCTCGATGGCAGCCCCGTCTTCGACGGTCACCGCGCCAACCGCGCGGTGCGGCGGCGGATGCAGGTCGTGTTCCAGGACCCCTACGGAAGCTTCAACCCCCGCTGGACAGTGGCCCGCTCGGTGTCCGAACCCTTCCACCTTCTGGATGACCCGCCCAAGGGTGCGGCGCGTGAGGCGGCGGTCGTGGACGCCCTTGAAAACGTCGGCCTGCGCCCGGAGGACCGGCACAAGTACATCCACGAGTTTTCCGGCGGTCAACGACAGCGCATCGCGCTGGCCCGTGCCCTGATCATCCGGCCCGATCTGATCCTCCTCGATGAGGCGGTCAGCGCGCTGGACGTACAGGTGCGTGCCCGGATGCTGGACCTTCTGGCCGACCTCAGTAAAAGGCTTTCGCTGACCTACCTGTTCATCAGTCACGACCTCAGCGTGGTGCGTAACGTGACCGACCGGGTGCTTGTGATGAAATCCGGCCGGATCGTCGAGCAAGGCCCGACCGAAGAGGTTTTTACCCGGCCGGACCACCCCTATACCGAACAACTGATCGAGGCCGTGCCACGCCTGCCGAAAACCAGCTAG
- a CDS encoding ABC transporter permease, translating to MKATLWIGAGITALFTGAALLSFLWVPYDIAALDIANKIKPPSGAHLLGTDHFGRDILSMLMVGARTSIAVAIVAVVIGMGLGVPLGLAAAARRGGWMDEVIMRGNDLIFAFPSLLIAIMITAVFGPGAVNAIIAIGIFNIPVFARLTRGAALSLWTRDYVLAARVAGKGRLRISAEHILPNLANLLIVQGTIQFSLGILAEAGLSYVGLGAQPPIPSWGRMLADSQTMISFAPHMALFPGLAILLTVLGLNLMGDGLRDWLDPRLARDAR from the coding sequence ATGAAGGCGACCCTCTGGATCGGCGCCGGGATCACGGCACTCTTCACCGGGGCGGCGCTTTTGTCGTTCCTCTGGGTGCCGTATGACATCGCGGCGCTGGACATCGCCAACAAGATCAAACCGCCATCGGGGGCGCACCTTCTGGGAACCGACCATTTCGGGCGCGATATCCTGTCGATGCTCATGGTGGGCGCGCGGACCTCGATCGCCGTGGCCATCGTCGCTGTGGTCATCGGCATGGGCCTTGGCGTGCCGTTGGGCCTGGCCGCCGCCGCGCGGCGGGGCGGCTGGATGGACGAGGTGATCATGCGGGGCAACGACCTGATCTTTGCGTTTCCCAGCCTGCTGATCGCCATCATGATCACCGCCGTTTTCGGCCCCGGCGCGGTGAACGCCATCATCGCCATCGGCATCTTCAACATTCCCGTTTTCGCCCGCTTGACGCGCGGTGCGGCGCTGTCTCTCTGGACACGGGATTACGTGCTGGCGGCGCGGGTGGCGGGCAAGGGGCGCCTGCGCATCAGCGCCGAACACATCCTGCCCAACCTCGCCAACCTGTTGATCGTGCAGGGCACCATCCAGTTCAGCCTCGGAATCCTCGCCGAAGCGGGGCTGAGTTATGTCGGCCTTGGCGCGCAACCCCCGATCCCCAGTTGGGGCCGGATGCTGGCCGATAGCCAGACGATGATTTCCTTCGCGCCGCATATGGCGTTGTTCCCGGGTTTGGCGATCCTGCTGACGGTGCTGGGCCTGAACCTGATGGGCGACGGGCTGCGCGATTGGCTGGACCCGCGACTGGCGAGGGACGCGCGATGA
- a CDS encoding ABC transporter permease: MLRYAGRRLFSLAVSLWVASVVIFLALEVVPGDPAAYMLGLNAQQDTLNALREELGLNGSVYERYLSWIGGMLRGDFGTSYTYRTPVAGMIADRLWVSLPLALYALALSTLIAFPAGIWAARKRGSAVDLVIMGGTQLGVAIPNFWFAMLMVLVFAINLRWFSAGGFPGWEEGAGPALKALTLPAIALALPQASILARVMRSALLDTLGEDYIRTARAKGLSRGQALRRHALRNALIPVLTIIGLQFSFLLAGAIIIENVFYLPGLGRLVFQAISARDLIVVESVVMLLVFAVIMVNFAVDMAYAWVDPRLRGRR; the protein is encoded by the coding sequence ATGCTGCGCTATGCCGGGCGGCGGCTGTTCTCGCTGGCGGTGTCGCTATGGGTCGCCAGCGTGGTGATCTTTCTGGCGCTCGAGGTCGTGCCGGGCGATCCGGCGGCCTACATGCTGGGCCTCAATGCGCAACAGGACACGCTGAATGCCCTGCGCGAGGAACTGGGCCTGAATGGCAGCGTATACGAGCGCTACCTGTCATGGATCGGCGGGATGCTCCGGGGGGATTTCGGTACCTCCTACACCTACCGCACTCCCGTGGCCGGGATGATCGCCGACCGGCTCTGGGTCAGCCTGCCGCTGGCGCTCTATGCCCTGGCGCTGTCCACCCTCATTGCCTTTCCCGCAGGGATCTGGGCCGCGCGCAAACGTGGCTCGGCGGTCGATCTGGTCATCATGGGCGGTACGCAACTGGGCGTGGCGATCCCGAATTTCTGGTTCGCCATGCTGATGGTGCTGGTCTTTGCCATCAACCTGCGCTGGTTCAGCGCCGGGGGCTTTCCGGGCTGGGAGGAAGGCGCCGGCCCGGCGCTCAAGGCCCTGACCCTTCCGGCCATCGCCCTTGCCCTGCCACAGGCCAGCATTCTGGCCCGTGTCATGCGCTCGGCCCTGCTGGACACCTTGGGCGAGGATTACATCCGCACCGCCCGCGCCAAGGGCCTGAGCCGCGGTCAGGCCCTGCGTCGCCATGCCCTACGCAATGCGCTGATCCCGGTGCTGACGATCATCGGGCTGCAATTTTCCTTCCTGCTGGCAGGGGCGATCATCATCGAGAACGTCTTTTACCTGCCCGGCCTAGGCCGCTTGGTGTTCCAGGCCATCAGCGCCCGCGACCTGATCGTGGTCGAGTCGGTCGTCATGCTACTGGTCTTTGCCGTCATCATGGTGAATTTCGCGGTCGACATGGCCTATGCCTGGGTCGATCCCCGGCTGAGGGGGCGCAGATGA